A single genomic interval of Helianthus annuus cultivar XRQ/B chromosome 13, HanXRQr2.0-SUNRISE, whole genome shotgun sequence harbors:
- the LOC110901638 gene encoding procyclic form-specific polypeptide B-alpha-like — MGDAQVDRERLDSHGNRINMLHWRVHQLEEAQEQMPPAPAPKPAPAPAPPEPEEESDEEPEEVPEEEPEEEEEEPEEVPESDGDDDDGDDLGDGDLDD, encoded by the coding sequence ATGGGAGACGCTCAGGTAGATAGGGAAAGGCTGGACTCGCATGGTAATAGGATTAATATGTTGCATTGGAGGGTTCATCAGTTGGAAGAGGCCCAAGAGCAAATGCCACCTGCACCTGCACCCAAGCCAGCCCCAGCCCCGGCACCCCCCGAGCCGGAAGAAGAGTCTGATGAAGAACCGGAAGAGGTTCCAGAGGAAGAgccagaagaggaggaagaagagccgGAAGAGGTCCCGGAGAGTGATGGAGACGATGACGATGGTGATGACCTCGGGGATGGAGACTTGGACGACTGA